In Vigna angularis cultivar LongXiaoDou No.4 chromosome 8, ASM1680809v1, whole genome shotgun sequence, one DNA window encodes the following:
- the LOC128193612 gene encoding cytochrome P450 82A3-like has product MDLFLVSNLNTTALALFSLTLLLSFSLFLFRPSKAGSNLPEPPMASGAWPILGHLMLLGGSPTPHKTLAAMADKYGPLFTIKLGSRRALVLSNWKMTKECYTTNDVVVSSRSKLVAIEHVAYNQASFGFAPYGPYWREIRKIVTMFLSDRKTELLSRVRVSEIRSSVKELFHVWSEKKGSDECVVVEMKQWFTELVFNIVFQTMAGKRLFGKTAVVSEKDAEKCVKALREFMQMLGVCTVADAVPVLRWMNLGVKAMKETARELDVILDEWLVEHSKKRALFGEKGVESDDQDFMDTMLSVLEGATIDGFDAATINKATTLALILGATDTSTVTLTWVICFLLKNPLILEKVKEEISTHIGKERFISESDVNKLVYLQAVVKETLRLYPPGPLSAPREFTEDCMLGGYHIKKGTRLITNLWKIQTDPNIWLDPLKFKPERFITTHRDVDVKGQNFELLPFGSGRRICPGISFGLNMIHLTLANFLHSFEIFNKPNETIDMREALGMTNEKATPLEILVKPRLSSNYYESM; this is encoded by the exons ATGGATTTGTTCCTTGTGAGTAACCTAAACACCACTGCACTTGCTCTCTTTTCTCTAACATTACTGTTATctttctctctatttctctttcgTCCCTCCAAAGCCGGTAGTAATCTGCCAGAACCTCCAATGGCCTCAGGTGCATGGCCCATACTCGGCCATCTCATGCTTCTCGGGGGCTCACCAACACCCCACAAGACGTTGGCAGCCATGGCTGACAAATATGGACCCCTCTTCACCATCAAGCTCGGTTCTAGACGCGCTTTGGTTCTCAGCAACTGGAAAATGACGAAAGAATGTTACACCACAAACGACGTCGTCGTCTCCTCTCGCTCCAAGCTCGTGGCCATTGAACACGTTGCGTACAACCAAGCAAGTTTTGGGTTCGCACCCTATGGTCCTTACTGGCGTGAGATACGGAAGATTGTGACCATGTTCCTCTCCGACCGCAAAACGGAGCTTCTAAGCCGCGTTAGGGTTTCTGAGATTCGAAGTTCTGTTAAAGAGCTGTTTCATGTTTGGTCGGAGAAGAAGGGGAGTGATgagtgtgtggtggtggagatgAAGCAGTGGTTCACAGAGTTGGTGTTCAATATAGTTTTCCAAACCATGGCTGGGAAGCGATTATTTG GTAAAACCGCAGTGGTTAGTGAGAAAGATGCAGAAAAGTGTGTGAAGGCTTTGAGGGAGTTCATGCAGATGTTGGGAGTGTGCACGGTGGCTGATGCTGTTCCTGTTCTGAGGTGGATGAATTTGGGAGTGAAAGCCATGAAAGAAACTGCCAGAGAATTGGATGTGATCTTAGATGAGTGGTTGGTGGAGCACAGCAAGAAGAGGGCTTTATTTGGTGAAAAGGGTGTTGAAAGTGACGACCAAGACTTCATGGATACGATGCTTTCAGTTCTTGAAGGTGCCACCATCGATGGCTTCGATGCTGCTACTATAAACAAAGCCACAACATTG GCACTGATTTTGGGTGCCACGGATACAAGCACTGTCACTCTTACATGGGTGATATGTTTCTTGTTGAAAAATCCTCTTATATTAGAAAAGGTAAAAGAAGAGATTAGCACTCACATTGGGAAAGAGAGATTCATAAGTGAGTCAGATGTGAATAAGTTAGTATACCTTCAAGCAGTAGTGAAAGAGACACTGAGATTGTATCCACCAGGACCTCTTTCAGCACCTCGTGAATTCACAGAAGATTGCATGTTAGGTGGATATCACATAAAAAAGGGAACTCGATTAATCACAAACTTGTGGAAGATCCAAACTGATCCTAATATTTGGTTGGATCCATTGAAATTCAAACCAGAAAGATTTATTACTACTCACAGAGATGTTGATGTTAAAGGTCAAAATTTTGAGTTGCTACCGTTTGGAAGTGGCAGAAGAATATGTCCAGGAATATCCTTTGGTCTTAACATGATTCATTTAACTCTAGCTAATTTCTTACattcttttgaaatatttaataaacctAATGAAACTATTGATATGAGAGAAGCCCTTGGAATGACCAATGAAAAAGCTACTCCACTTGAGATTCTTGTTAAACCACGTTTGTCCTCAAACTATTATGAATCCATGTGA